Proteins encoded in a region of the Dendropsophus ebraccatus isolate aDenEbr1 chromosome 11, aDenEbr1.pat, whole genome shotgun sequence genome:
- the ILDR2 gene encoding immunoglobulin-like domain-containing receptor 2 isoform X7 — protein MRPSNVIDADLEFGTVQWGDSGLYYCLVAVPDDLEGKNEDRVEVLVMGKTGVLADLLPSFEVEFMPEWVFVCLVIISTFLFFAMVGLCWCQCCPHSCCCYVRCPCCPETCCCPRALYEAGKAAKIGYPPTVPTACPPYYISTVPVAPAPPPMLMEKQHVPPLVQSDSLGGQNVRKGYRIQADKERDSMKVLYYVEKELAQFDPAHRMRERYSHTISELSSLHEDNTQFNRSYRQVRRKPLPASCTIDGDKEYWSGVVGATARPSACSKFRDESFRSSLQRPTSEVLERKAFPMAVQAVSTDELAVFADSYKKRSCRADSRGPGTGPRFERSEMRGRSLYQDTSTDDYYGKRNHGRELFSDNERGWSFSPSRIRAPEDKHLPKRISRMGQSYDDAYLSSILERKSRGIEETSITPSKLSLRQNSSRSYGRSPTFKTGDGKEHKVEEEDSLPPYSERELARALPFRSREHSYLSASDKRKKKDQPSKTVRKAFFFYMNGSQAKWGWRALSKI, from the exons GCAAGACAGGGGTGCTTGCTGATCTGTTGCCCAGTTTTGAAGTGGAATTTATGCCAG AATGGGTGTTTGTCTGCCTGGTCATAATCAGCACCTTCCTCTTCTTCGCCATGGTGGGTCTTTGTTGGTGTCAGTGCTGCCCCCACAGCTGTTGTTGTTACGTTCGCTGTCCTTGCTGCCCAGAAACCTGCTGCTGTCCGAGAGCCT tgTATGAAGCAGGCAAGGCTGCCAAGATTGGATACCCCCCCACCGTTCCCACTGCCTGCCCACCATATTACATCTCCACGGTTCCCGTTGCGCCAGCCCCACCTCCAATGCTGATGGAAAAACAGCACGTGCCGCCACTGGTGCAGAGCGACTCCTTAGGAGGACAAAATG TGCGTAAAGGGTACCGCATCCAGGCAGACAAGGAGCGAGATTCGATGAAGGTCCTGTACTACGTGGAGAAAGAGCTGGCTCAGTTTGACCCGGCCCATAGGATGCGAGAACGAT ACAGCCACACAATCTCAGAGTTAAGCTCCCTGCATGAAGACAACACTCAATTTAACCGTTCCTATCGCCAAGTCCGCAGGAAGCCATTGCCTGCTAGTTGCACCATTGACGGAGATAAGGAATACTGGTCGGGGGTGGTCGGGGCCACAGCGAGACCCTCAGCGTGTTCCAAATTTCGAGATGaaagcttcaggagcag TCTCCAGAGACCAACGTCAGAGGTGTTAGAAAGGAAAGCCTTTCCAATGGCAGTCCAAGCCGTCTCTACGGATGAATTAGCTGTATTTGCAGACTCATATAAAAAGAGGTCCTGCAGGGCTGACAGTCGAGGTCCCGGGACAGGGCCAAGGTTTGAGAGGTCCGAAATGAGAGGAAGATCTCTATACCAGGATACCTCAACCGATGACTACTATGGAAAGAGAAACCACGGCAGGGAACTGTTTTCAGACAACGAAAGAGGCTGGTCCTTCAGCCCGTCTAGGATACGAGCCCCAGAGGACAAACATCTGCCCAAAAGAATATCCCGAATGGGGCAGAGTTACGACGATGCTTATCTTAGCAGCATTCTCGAAAGGAAATCAAGGGGTATTGAGGAAACCAGCAtaaccccatccaaactgagcTTGCGGCAGAATTCAAGTCGCAGCTATGGTCGATCTCCAACGTTCAAGACAGGAGACGGCAAAGAACACAAAGTTGAGGAAGAAGACTCACTTCCTCCGTACAGTGAGAGAGAGCTTGCCAGGGCTCTCCCGTTTCGCTCAAGAGAACACTCCTATCTCAGCGCCTCAGACAAGAGGAAGAAAAAGGACCAACCAAGTAAAACAGTGAGAAAAGCCttctttttttacatgaatgggtcACAGGCCAAATGGGGTTGGCGGGCTTtgtcaaaaatttaa
- the ILDR2 gene encoding immunoglobulin-like domain-containing receptor 2 isoform X8: MKENADLEFGTVQWGDSGLYYCLVAVPDDLEGKNEDRVEVLVMGKTGVLADLLPSFEVEFMPEWVFVCLVIISTFLFFAMVGLCWCQCCPHSCCCYVRCPCCPETCCCPRALYEAGKAAKIGYPPTVPTACPPYYISTVPVAPAPPPMLMEKQHVPPLVQSDSLGGQNVRKGYRIQADKERDSMKVLYYVEKELAQFDPAHRMRERYSHTISELSSLHEDNTQFNRSYRQVRRKPLPASCTIDGDKEYWSGVVGATARPSACSKFRDESFRSSLQRPTSEVLERKAFPMAVQAVSTDELAVFADSYKKRSCRADSRGPGTGPRFERSEMRGRSLYQDTSTDDYYGKRNHGRELFSDNERGWSFSPSRIRAPEDKHLPKRISRMGQSYDDAYLSSILERKSRGIEETSITPSKLSLRQNSSRSYGRSPTFKTGDGKEHKVEEEDSLPPYSERELARALPFRSREHSYLSASDKRKKKDQPSKTVRKAFFFYMNGSQAKWGWRALSKI; the protein is encoded by the exons GCAAGACAGGGGTGCTTGCTGATCTGTTGCCCAGTTTTGAAGTGGAATTTATGCCAG AATGGGTGTTTGTCTGCCTGGTCATAATCAGCACCTTCCTCTTCTTCGCCATGGTGGGTCTTTGTTGGTGTCAGTGCTGCCCCCACAGCTGTTGTTGTTACGTTCGCTGTCCTTGCTGCCCAGAAACCTGCTGCTGTCCGAGAGCCT tgTATGAAGCAGGCAAGGCTGCCAAGATTGGATACCCCCCCACCGTTCCCACTGCCTGCCCACCATATTACATCTCCACGGTTCCCGTTGCGCCAGCCCCACCTCCAATGCTGATGGAAAAACAGCACGTGCCGCCACTGGTGCAGAGCGACTCCTTAGGAGGACAAAATG TGCGTAAAGGGTACCGCATCCAGGCAGACAAGGAGCGAGATTCGATGAAGGTCCTGTACTACGTGGAGAAAGAGCTGGCTCAGTTTGACCCGGCCCATAGGATGCGAGAACGAT ACAGCCACACAATCTCAGAGTTAAGCTCCCTGCATGAAGACAACACTCAATTTAACCGTTCCTATCGCCAAGTCCGCAGGAAGCCATTGCCTGCTAGTTGCACCATTGACGGAGATAAGGAATACTGGTCGGGGGTGGTCGGGGCCACAGCGAGACCCTCAGCGTGTTCCAAATTTCGAGATGaaagcttcaggagcag TCTCCAGAGACCAACGTCAGAGGTGTTAGAAAGGAAAGCCTTTCCAATGGCAGTCCAAGCCGTCTCTACGGATGAATTAGCTGTATTTGCAGACTCATATAAAAAGAGGTCCTGCAGGGCTGACAGTCGAGGTCCCGGGACAGGGCCAAGGTTTGAGAGGTCCGAAATGAGAGGAAGATCTCTATACCAGGATACCTCAACCGATGACTACTATGGAAAGAGAAACCACGGCAGGGAACTGTTTTCAGACAACGAAAGAGGCTGGTCCTTCAGCCCGTCTAGGATACGAGCCCCAGAGGACAAACATCTGCCCAAAAGAATATCCCGAATGGGGCAGAGTTACGACGATGCTTATCTTAGCAGCATTCTCGAAAGGAAATCAAGGGGTATTGAGGAAACCAGCAtaaccccatccaaactgagcTTGCGGCAGAATTCAAGTCGCAGCTATGGTCGATCTCCAACGTTCAAGACAGGAGACGGCAAAGAACACAAAGTTGAGGAAGAAGACTCACTTCCTCCGTACAGTGAGAGAGAGCTTGCCAGGGCTCTCCCGTTTCGCTCAAGAGAACACTCCTATCTCAGCGCCTCAGACAAGAGGAAGAAAAAGGACCAACCAAGTAAAACAGTGAGAAAAGCCttctttttttacatgaatgggtcACAGGCCAAATGGGGTTGGCGGGCTTtgtcaaaaatttaa